A stretch of Mustela nigripes isolate SB6536 chromosome 6, MUSNIG.SB6536, whole genome shotgun sequence DNA encodes these proteins:
- the LOC132020878 gene encoding ankyrin repeat domain-containing protein 26-like, which translates to MEEKEASKSDSPEKYFHLKPAVEGKDFIPNQPGEMEEIQACQTDSPGKYSYLKPGVEVNHSLPNKPGEMEEKETSESDFSAELDLEMTTEEEEESLSESENKHLQIEETKRHQNDETAVLESIYASAAAGLMHPIGSGKTDNNLCPITENEESDG; encoded by the exons atggaggaaaaagaagcaTCCAAGTCAG attctccagaaaaatattttcacttgaag CCTGCTGTAGAGGGGAAAGATTTTATTCCTAATCAACCCGGAGAAATGGAGGAAATTCAAGCATGCCAGACAG attctcCAGGAAAATATTCTTACTTGAAG CCTGGTGTTGAAGTAAACCATTCTCTTCCTAATAAACCaggagaaatggaggaaaaagaaacatccGAATCAG ATTTTTCAGCAGAACTAGACTTAGAAATGAcaacagaagaagaggaagaaagtcttagtgaaagtgaaaataaacaccTACAG ATTGAAGAAACGAAGAGGCACCAAAATGATGAAACGGCAGTATTAGAAAGCATAtatgcttctgctgctgctggacTAATGCATCCAATAGGGAGTGGAAAAACTGATAACAACCTATGTCCTATTACGGAAAATGAAGAATCTGATGGGTAA
- the LOC132020877 gene encoding large ribosomal subunit protein eL39: MSSHKTFRIKRFLAKKQKQNRPIPQWIRMKTGNKIRYNSKRRHWRRTKLGL; encoded by the coding sequence ATGTCTTCTCACAAGACTTTCAGGATCAAGCGATTCCtggccaagaaacaaaagcagaatcgtCCCATTCCCCAGTGGATTCGGATGAAAACTGGTAATAAAATCAGGTACAACTCCAAGAGGAGGCACTGGAGGAGAACCAAGCTGGGTCTCTAA
- the LOC132020879 gene encoding transcription elongation factor A protein-like 3: MENRYNENEGKLEFEGKPEDEVEAEDEGKSDEEEKLEVEEKPGHEGKLQNKGQPDNGRQPEDERKQEKQGKSENEGKPHSEGKPESLAKPESEPWAAEKCPAEDYVPRKAKRKTDRGTDDSPKDYQEDLQERHLGSEEMMRECGDMSRAQEELRKKQKMGGFHWTQRDVQDLFAPRGQRGFKGMRGGGRGQKGLHDIPYL, from the coding sequence ATGGAAAATCGCtacaatgaaaatgaaggaaagctgGAATTTGAGGGAAAGCCTGAAGATGAAGTAGAGGCTGAAGATGAAGGAAAATCAGATGAGGAAGAGAAGCTGGAAGTGGAGGAGAAGCCAGGGCATGAGGGAAAGCTCCAGAATAAGGGACAGCCAGATAATGGGAGACAACCAGAAGATGAGCGAAAGCAAGAAAAGCAGGGCAAgtctgaaaatgaaggaaaaccacACAGTGAGGGCAAGCCAGAATCCCTGGCAAAGCCTGAGAGTGAGCCATGGGCTGCTGAAAAGTGCCCAGCTGAAGATTATGTGCccaggaaagcaaaaagaaaaacagacagggGGACAGATGATTCCCCTAAGGACTATCAGGAGGACTTACAGGAAAGGCACTTGGGCAGTGAGGAGATGATGAGAGAATGTGGAGATATGTCAAGGGCTCAGGAAGagctaagaaaaaaacagaaaatgggtGGTTTTCATTGGACGCAAAGAGATGTACAGGATCTGTTTGCCCCAAGGGGGCAGCGGGGTTTCAAGGGCATGAGGGGCGGAGGTAGGGGCCAAAAGGGTTTACATGATATCCCATATCTTTAA